TGCTTCGCTCAGAGCTTGCTCCCGGAACGCCATCTTCAGTTTCTGCCATTTGTGCTGACGCAAGCGGCATCCGAGCAGGATGCCGTTCGCGTTGTTGCGGCAGAACTGACCTTTGCGGGTGGTTGCGCAGCACCAGGTCGGAGCCTGGAAGAGACAGTAGAGCACCACGCCGGTCGACAGGATGGCGATGATCCCGGGATCGACGCCCCGGAGCGGCCACAGCAAGGCGATGATCGGCAGGAGCAGGTATCCCGACCGCCTGGCCAGTTGAGATTTTGTTTTTCTCCCCATCATGACGGCTGAAGTTACTGCTCGCCGTCGCGGCCGCGCTAGCTCCGCGAGGTTGAATTCCGGCCATGGTTCCGGCCCGGAAAATATGCTCGCGGTGTGCCGGTATTCGACCGAAAGGGTTCCCCGTTCCGCCGTGTGGTCAGTGCGTCCGGTGGGAAAGCGCGCTCATTTCGCCTCCGCATACGTGTCCACCGGGATCGCGTGCATCGGGAAGCGGACGGGGCAGGCTTCGCCGAACAGCAGGCGGGCGGATTCGGTCACCGCGTCTTCGACCAGGGCGGCGACCTCGTCGGCCAGGTCGGCGGGGGTGTGCACGATGACCTCGTCGTGCAGGAAGAACACGAGGTGGGCGGGGGTGGGCAGGCGGCGGCGGAGGGTGGCCAGCAGGACCGCCGTGAGGTCGGCGGCGCTCGCCTGGACCACGAAGTTGCGGGTGAACCGGCCCCAGCCGCGGGAGGCGCGGCGGGCGCGGGTCTCGGCGGCCTCGTCTTCGGCGGCGCCGCCGGTGAGCGCGCGCCACGCGGCGGACGGAGCGGGGGAGGTGCGTCCGAGTCTCGACCGCACGCGTTCGCCGCGTTCGCCTGCGGCGGCGGCATGCTCCACATAGGACACTGCGGTCGGGAAACGCTGGCGCAGCAAGGCGAGCAGCGGGCCTGCTTCTCCGGACGTGCCGCCGTACATGGCCGACAGCATCGCGATCTTCGCGCGGGATCGGTCGTCACGGGTGTCGCCGGGGCGGAGGGGGACGTATCGCGCACCGGAGAACAGTGCCTCGGCCAGCCGTGCGTACAGGTCGGTGGCTGCGGCGACCTCGGCGAGCCGGCGGTCGCCGGACAGTGCGGTGAGCACGCGGGGTTCGAGCTGGGCGGCGTCGGCCACCACGAGCTTCCATCCTGGATCCGCGCGTACGCAGGTGCGCAGCACTTTCGGGATCTGCAGCGCACCGCCGCCGCGGGTGGCCCACCGCCCGGACACCACCCCGCCGACCACGTAGTGCGGCCGGAACCGGCCGTCGGTCACCCATTCGTCCAGCCACGCCCAGCCGTTGGCCGAATGCAGCCGGGACAGCTCCTTGTACTGCAGCAACGGCGCGACCGCGGGGTGGTCGATCTCGCGCAGCAGGTACTTGCGCGCGGCCGGCACCTCGATGCCCTCCCGTGCGAGCGCCCGCACCACGCTCGCCGACGAATCCGGGTTCACCTCCCGCCCGCCGAACGCCCCGGAGATCCGCGCCGCCAGCTCGACCAGCGCCTTCGGCCGCTGCCCGGCCGGGACCCGCGCGCCGAGCCGCTCCTGCAGCAGCTCGCGGTGCAGATCCGCCCGCCACGGCAGCCCGGCCGCGGACATCTCGACCGCGGCCAGCGCGCTCGCCGACTCCGCGGCGAGCAACAGGCGCATCCGGCCGGGTGAGCCGAGCCCGGCACTGCGTTTCTCCTGCTCGGCGAGCACCCGGCGGGCGGCCATGGCGACGGTGACGCCCGCGGGCAGCCCCGGGCCGCGCGGCGAGAACAAGGTGGGTTGCGTTTCCTCGCCGAACGCAGGCCCGTCGTCCGGCGGCTCCTCGCCTTGCGCTCGCGCCCAGGCGGCACGCAGGCTGCGCGACTCGCTCTCCCGCTCCTCGCAGGCGAGCAGCAATCCCTCGGCCAGCAGCAGATCGTGGCAGCGGCCCAGCCGTACCCCCGCTTCGACCAGCACCGGATAGTCCGACTCGACCGAGGGCAGCACCCAGCGCGGACTGTGCGCGGCCTCCAGTTCCCGCACCTGCGCCACCCATTCGGCAGGCGAAAGCCCGCGCCGGGTCCCGTCCGGCGCGTCGATCGTGTAGCCGGAGTCCTCCTCGCGGCCGGTGATCACCTGCACCCCGGCATTGTGCGGGCAACCACCGACAAAAACCGGCGAACGACTCCACCGCCGAGCCCACGATCGGAGTCTGGTGTGTCCCGGACCCCGTTGCTACTGTCGAGTAGCCCCCATACCGTCGGTACGCCGACCGCGATGGAGGCACTCCCGTCGCAGCAACGGAGGTGCCCGGATGAGTGTGGCCGAGCTGGCCGGCAAGGTGACCGAAACGGTGCGCAGCATCGAGGTGCTGCACCGGGCGGGGCTGGTGCCCTTTCCCCGGCTCGACGAGGGGCTGCGTTCGCTCGTCGTGGTCCGCAAGTACGGGCCGTTCGCCGGTGCTTGCCACATCGCCGCCCGCCGCGATCCGGCCGCGGTGGCCGTTGCCGATGACCGCGGGTCGCTCACCTACAAGCAGCTCGACGACCAGTCCAACGCACTCGCCAGGGCCTGGTCGCAGCGCGGACTCGGGCCGGGCACGGTGATCGCCACGCTGTGCCGCGATCATCGTGGGCTGGTGCTCGCAATGGCCGCCTCGGGCAAGCTCGGCGCGCCGTTGCTGCTGATGAACACCGGTTTCGCCAAGCCGCAGCTGGCCGACGTGGCCCAGCGTGAGCAGGTCCACGCGCTCGTCTACGACGAGGAGTTCACCGGCCTGCTCGACGCGGTGCCCGCCACCGACCGTTACCTGGCCTGGGTGGACGAACCGGACAGCCAGGACATCACGAAGCTGGCCGACCTGATCGCCAGCACGGACGACCGCCCGCTCCCGGCGCCGGCCCGGCCGGGCGGGTTCGTGCTGCTCACCAGTGGTACCACTGGTACCCCGAAGGGGGCGCCGCGGCCGCGGACCTCGGCGTTGTCCTCGGCGCAGTTCCTGGACCGGATCCCGTTGCGCGCGGGGGAGTCGACTTACCTGGGCGCGCCGCTGTTCCACGCGACCGGGTTGTCCCAGGCCATCTTGAGTTTCGCGCTGGGCTGCAAGGTCGTGCTGCACCGCAAGTTCGACCCGGAGGCCACGCTGCGGGGTGTGGCCGAGCAGCGGTGCACGGCGCTGGTGCTGGTGCCCACGATGCTGCAGCGGATCGTCGACCTGCCCGCGGAGGTCCGCGCGAAGTACGACACCTCGTGCCTGCGGATCATCTTCGTCGCCGGTTCCGCGCTTTCGCCGGATCTGGGCAACCGGGCGAGCGAGGAGTTCGGCGACGTGGTGCACAACCTGTACGGCTCCACCGAGATCGCGGTGGCCTCGGTCGCCACACCCGAGGACTGGCGGCGCGCGCCCGGCACGGTCGGCCGCCCGCCGGTCGGCTGCCGGGTGATGCTCTACGACGAGCAGGGCGCCCCGATCACCGCGGCGAACGTGACCGGACGCGTGTTCGTGGGCAGCGGGCTGAGCTTCAACGGCTACACCGACGGCCGGAACAAGGAGGTCATCGACGGCCTGCTCTCCAGCGGCGACGTCGGCCACTTCGACGCCGACGGTCTGTTGTTCATTGACGGCCGCGACGACGAGATGATCGTCTCCGGTGGGGAGAACGTGTTCCCGGTGGAAGTGGAGAACCTCCTTGTGGCGCACGAAGAAGTGGTCGAAGCGGCAGTGATCGGCGTGCCCGACGAGGATTTCGGTCAGCGGCTCAAGGCGTTCGTGGTGCGCACCGTAGAGTCCACATTGGACGAGGCGGCGGTTCGCGATTACGTGAAGGCGAACTTGGCCCGGTACAAGGTTCCGCGGGATGTGGAGTTCCTGGACGAGTTGCCGCGCAACGCCACGGGGAAGCTGCTTCGCTCGAAGCTGGCGTGAGCATCAGCGATCTCC
This Amycolatopsis sulphurea DNA region includes the following protein-coding sequences:
- a CDS encoding bifunctional 3'-5' exonuclease/DNA polymerase codes for the protein MQVITGREEDSGYTIDAPDGTRRGLSPAEWVAQVRELEAAHSPRWVLPSVESDYPVLVEAGVRLGRCHDLLLAEGLLLACEERESESRSLRAAWARAQGEEPPDDGPAFGEETQPTLFSPRGPGLPAGVTVAMAARRVLAEQEKRSAGLGSPGRMRLLLAAESASALAAVEMSAAGLPWRADLHRELLQERLGARVPAGQRPKALVELAARISGAFGGREVNPDSSASVVRALAREGIEVPAARKYLLREIDHPAVAPLLQYKELSRLHSANGWAWLDEWVTDGRFRPHYVVGGVVSGRWATRGGGALQIPKVLRTCVRADPGWKLVVADAAQLEPRVLTALSGDRRLAEVAAATDLYARLAEALFSGARYVPLRPGDTRDDRSRAKIAMLSAMYGGTSGEAGPLLALLRQRFPTAVSYVEHAAAAGERGERVRSRLGRTSPAPSAAWRALTGGAAEDEAAETRARRASRGWGRFTRNFVVQASAADLTAVLLATLRRRLPTPAHLVFFLHDEVIVHTPADLADEVAALVEDAVTESARLLFGEACPVRFPMHAIPVDTYAEAK
- a CDS encoding acyl-CoA synthetase, with protein sequence MSVAELAGKVTETVRSIEVLHRAGLVPFPRLDEGLRSLVVVRKYGPFAGACHIAARRDPAAVAVADDRGSLTYKQLDDQSNALARAWSQRGLGPGTVIATLCRDHRGLVLAMAASGKLGAPLLLMNTGFAKPQLADVAQREQVHALVYDEEFTGLLDAVPATDRYLAWVDEPDSQDITKLADLIASTDDRPLPAPARPGGFVLLTSGTTGTPKGAPRPRTSALSSAQFLDRIPLRAGESTYLGAPLFHATGLSQAILSFALGCKVVLHRKFDPEATLRGVAEQRCTALVLVPTMLQRIVDLPAEVRAKYDTSCLRIIFVAGSALSPDLGNRASEEFGDVVHNLYGSTEIAVASVATPEDWRRAPGTVGRPPVGCRVMLYDEQGAPITAANVTGRVFVGSGLSFNGYTDGRNKEVIDGLLSSGDVGHFDADGLLFIDGRDDEMIVSGGENVFPVEVENLLVAHEEVVEAAVIGVPDEDFGQRLKAFVVRTVESTLDEAAVRDYVKANLARYKVPRDVEFLDELPRNATGKLLRSKLA